TGAaacttctgaaaaaaaaagaaaagaaagaaaatatttcagataaaagtcaaaaacagtCCACATAagatttttcttccttttttcttcagaGCTCTCTCCATGAGATTCCAGCCCTCCGCGCGCACTATCACCTGATCTCGGCGGGAGGAAGCGGACGAAGGGAAGATGACCATACACGCCGAGGGTCTCGTGGCTATCGTGGTCTTTTACGTCCTGATCCTGTTCGTGGGGATCTGGGCCGCGTGGAAGAATAAAAACTCCGGAGTTGGCGAAAGCGGAGACCGGAGCGAGAGTATCATGGTCGGGGGAAGAGACATCGGGTTGTTCGTTGGTGGATTCACAATGACGGGTGAGTTGGCTAACTACGGGGTTGCTTTGAATTTAAGTTTGTTAGTACATTTTCACAGTGACCTGTGTGCACGTGCTGTCACATTTGGGTGTTACATGAGgtcagaaaaagacaaacatttctcAAACTCAGTCTTTTACGCACGAACAACACAGGAgccaaaaatataatttactaCCACAACTCAACATTACAGACAACTTAAAGTTCTTATGCAACATGCACCAAACCATTCTTTCAtgaaagactttttttcttggtttcaGCCACTTGGGTGGGTGGTGGCTACATCAACGGGACAGCAGAGTATGTCTACCTGCCAGACTACGGCCTGGCTTGGGCACAGGCACCGTTTGGTTATGCTCTCAGCCTGGTAGTAGGTAAGAACCAGCTTCTGTAATTATACTTTACAAATAAAGTGTGTATACAGAAATATATGCAGTAAGAATGCAGGAGTTGCTGCAAATTAGAAGCACAAGATACTTATTAAAGAACCACACcacctaggggataaataatctatctatctatctatctatctatctatctatctatctatctatctatctatctatctatctatctatctatctatctgttgATGAATGTGATTTCCTACTTTCAAGTTAGACACAGACTTCCATTGGATTTTGTAAAATACACTTtctaaaataatatattatgcTCTACCTTAATGTCTGACATCGTTCAGGTGGCCTTTTCTTTGCCAAACCTATGCGATCGCGTGGCTATGTCACCATGCTGGATCCCTTCCAGCAGCTTTATGGAAAAAGGATGGGGGGTCTACTCTTCATCCCTGCTCTCATGGGAGAAATCTTCTGGTCTGCAGCCATTTTATCTGCACTGGGTAGGTGATCTATGGATGGGATCTTTTGAATCTAATCGCATCTGTGGCTAAACTAGGCTTTAAATGCCCTATATGTTTAAACCCATCACGTGCACCACTTCAAATTACTGTTTACTGTTACTCCTAGTTGCTGAGCTGAATGTATTGCCCTGCAGGTGCCACTCTGAGCGTGATCGTGGACATAAACATCAATATGTCTGTGGTGATCTCAGCTCTGATAGCTATCTTCTACACACTTGTTGGAGGACTCTACTCTGTCGCATACACAGATGTGGTCCAGCTCTTCTGTATCTTTGTGGGCTTGGTGAGTTTCACTGTGGGACTGTTGGCTCCCTGTGTTATCAAACAGGGTTTTGCCAATGTAGATCTGTTTTCATCACACCATTTTAATGCCAAAAACTTATAAATTTACAAAAcatctgtatgtatatataggcctgtgtgtgtgaaagctgatcaaatgtattataaatatattaaatacgCAAAAAGCAACATGTTATTTGTATCAGAAATGGGTCACATTGGCAGAAACATACTGATGTATATCTAAAGACACTAGTcttcaaaaatcaaattttttggCAAAGTCACTAGTATTTGGATCCAATGTCAGAGCCAAATACTTTGATAGTGGAATCACATTAAAATAACTGAATATCTGTTGAAACTGTAATGAATTTTGGCTTCTGTACCCTCCTCCATCAGTGGATCAGCGTTCCTTTTGCCCTGTCCAATCCTGCCGTGTCAGACATCAGCGTTTCAGCCAAGGAAGCAATCTACCAGTCACCGTGGCTCGGGAAGATTGAGCCCGAGGACAAATGGCGCTGGGCGGACAACTTCTGTTTGCTGGTAAGCCATAACTTTTATCAGAAAATTCATCaagatacagtatatcactGTAAAGTAAACCGCATACACACTTTGATTCCACTTAAACTGTCAAGTGTTGCAAGAAGGGGGTTTCAATGAAGTATTGAAGGTGCAGTTTAAGCACAGGGCATcttagttttttgttgttgttgttgttagcttAGATACAGGCTTCTTCTAAAGGTGAATAACAAATTATCATCTGTattatttagaaaaacacaaagcataGCTTCAGTGGAGAGTTGTCACATTTGTTGTACAGTACTAACGTTAAAGGTTCAGAGCTGTGTTGGTGGTGGTCTAGCTGATTGTTATGCATTGGTTTGGTGTCTGTATTTACTACGGTGTTTCTGTTTCTAGATGTTGGGGGGGATTCCCTGGCAGGTCTATTTTCAACGGGTTCTTTCTGCCTCTTCAGCTACCTATGCCCAGGTCCTCTCCTTCCTCGCCGCCTTCGGCTGCTTGGTCATGGCCGTCCCCTCGGTCCTCATAGGAGCTATAGGGGCCTCCACTGGtaaatacgcacacacacactcacaggcacaTGCACCGGAGCCCCAGCACTCACATcctaatcattttaaaaatgtctttaattcaAGCCTGTCGCTTCAGAACATGTGGAAGTTGCTCAAGATTTAACAACAGCTCTGTTTAAACAATGAACACAAGTGTTATAGTATTT
This genomic interval from Seriola aureovittata isolate HTS-2021-v1 ecotype China chromosome 11, ASM2101889v1, whole genome shotgun sequence contains the following:
- the LOC130177168 gene encoding high-affinity choline transporter 1-like; this translates as MTIHAEGLVAIVVFYVLILFVGIWAAWKNKNSGVGESGDRSESIMVGGRDIGLFVGGFTMTATWVGGGYINGTAEYVYLPDYGLAWAQAPFGYALSLVVGGLFFAKPMRSRGYVTMLDPFQQLYGKRMGGLLFIPALMGEIFWSAAILSALGATLSVIVDININMSVVISALIAIFYTLVGGLYSVAYTDVVQLFCIFVGLWISVPFALSNPAVSDISVSAKEAIYQSPWLGKIEPEDKWRWADNFCLLMLGGIPWQVYFQRVLSASSATYAQVLSFLAAFGCLVMAVPSVLIGAIGASTDWNQTTYGSLPPKDKEESDMILPIVLQHLCPPYVSFFGLGAVSAAVMSSADSSILSASSMFARNIYQLAFRQSASDREIVWVMRLTIFVFGALATAMALLTGSVYGLWYLSSDLVYVIIFPQLLSVLFVKGTNTYGSVAGYVFGLLLRIGGGEPYLKLPPFIYYPGWVIQEKVHHLTGDKEYFVQQRFPFKSVSMVASFLANVSFSYLTKYLFESGMMSHKYDFLDAVVSKHSKEIMDKATLVSNHDNIILSEMAPVKQALGASLAGTFTNTEVLSDDGASSPEAFHDEN